A window of the Thunnus albacares chromosome 15, fThuAlb1.1, whole genome shotgun sequence genome harbors these coding sequences:
- the iars2 gene encoding isoleucine--tRNA ligase, mitochondrial isoform X4 → MRFRSAIELPRLYMLLCRVSAVSQTLARWGRRSHRGDGLLHRAVSFSSGRYYSVSSGEGNTQPAEAGFAQGQYRDTVLLPRTAFPMKLTGQKLLDRELQIQQECGFADLYSWQRERKAKKEFCLHDGPPYANGDPHVGHALNKILKDIRNRFEMLRGRQVHYIPGWDCHGLPIELKALGELGTSGLSPLQIRQKAREFAEGAIARQKAAFQRWGVMADWDQCYYTYEGAYEAAQLKVFQDMHSKELIYQDYKPVFWSPSSRTALAEAELEYNPEHVSRAIYATFPLVTLPPKIASEADVSSVSVLVWTTQPWTIPANQAVCYMPNAQYSVVKRTDNSQLLLVATERTASMAALLGTELESVGTFTGSQLEGGICKHPTIPDKEVPLLPANHVTMAKGTGLVHTAPAHGMEDYSVASQFNLSVECMVDEDGKFTELAGPELQNLSVMREGTEKVICMLKECGALVKEEQCVHSYPYDWRTKQPVVIRPSKQWFINTASLKDKAKDALQKVRVLPESARGSLLAMLDRRTYWCISRQRSWGVPIPVFYHRETGEALINKHTVSHIATLFKEKGSDCWWELPIETLLPAEVLKKSKAGPVTDYIRGEDVLDIWFDSGASWAAVLEESDSRADAYLEGKDQIGGWFQSSLLTSVAVRNKAPYKSLMVHGFAISEKGEKMSKSLGNVVDPDTVINGGKDSSMPAYGADVLRWWVAESNIFSEVQIGPSVLNSARDSVNKLRNTLKFLLGNVHGFDPRVQAVDAKEMHYIDQYMLHLLREYSIKVTDAYSEFDAGRVIRILQAFISRDLSSFYFSIIKDRLYCDPEDSLGRRSCQTVLEEVLDGLTRSIAPILPHLAEEVYVHAPGHDKEETLFRSGWIKSSSVWRRPGLEEAVEGACAIRDSFLSSIPGKNAAKYDLTVAIEPGLLFELMESLQEEPTSTSSQLAELMMAARVNLSSQLPRDLPPDALLKHGSFLINLEGGVIREDSAYSIAVVPTSAARCPRCRRYTSQSADCMCPRCQTVVSQAH, encoded by the exons ATGAGGTTTCGCTCGGCCATAGAGCTCCCTCGCCTCTACATGCTGCTGTGCCGGGTTTCGGCAGTGAGCCAGACGCTAGCGAGATGGGGACGGAGGTCACACCGGGGAGACGGCCTCCTACACCGGGCTGTCTCCTTCAGCTCCGGCCGCTATTACAGTGTCAGCTCAGGGGAAGGTAACACTCAGCCCGCGGAGGCAGGCTTTGCTCAGGGCCAGTACCGAGACACAGTGCTCCTGCCCCGGACTGCCTTCCCCATGAAGCTTACCGGACAAAAGCTGCTGGACCGAGAGCTCCAGATCCAGCAG GAGTGTGGATTTGCAGATTTGTACtcctggcagagagagaggaaagccAAGAAGGAGTTCTGCCTCCATGACGGACCCCCGTATGCCAATGGAGACCCTCATGTAGGACATGCACTCAACAAG ATCCTGAAAGATATCCGTAACCGTTTTGAGATGCTGAGGGGGCGGCAGGTCCACTACATCCCAGGCTGGGACTGCCACGGCCTGCCCATTGAGCTGAAGGCTCTGGGAGAGCTGGGAACCAGCGGCCTCAGTCCTCTGCAGATCAGACAGAAAG CGCGGGAGTTTGCAGAGGGGGCCATAGCTCGTCAGAAGGCTGCTTTCCAGCGTTGGGGGGTGATGGCTGACTGGGACCAGTGCTACTACACGTATGAAGGAGCCTATGAGGCGGCTCAGCTGAAAGTCTTCCAGGATATGCACAGCAAG GAGCTCATCTACCAGGACTATAAGCCAGTGTTCTGGTCTCCATCATCGAG AACGGCTCTAGCAGAGGCAGAGTTGGAGTACAACCCTGAGCATGTGAGCAGAGCCATCTATGCCACATTCCCTCTGGTCACACTGCCACCTAAGATAGCTTCAGAAGCAG ATGTGAGCAGTGTCTCTGTGTTGGTGTGGACCACCCAGCCTTGGACTATTCCTGCCAACCAGGCTGTCTGCTACATGCCCAACGCCCA gTATTCAGTGGTGAAGAGGACAGACAACTCTCAGCTGCTCTTAGTGGCCACTGAGCGCACAGCCAGCATGGCAGCACTGCTGGGCACAGAGCTGGAGAGTGTAGGCACAtttacag GCTCGCAACTTGAAGGTGGGATCTGCAAACATCCCACTATACCCGACAAAGAAGTGCCGCTATTGCCGGCCAATCATGTGACTATGGCGAAAGGAACAGGATTGGTCCACACAGCACCAGCTCATGGCATGGAGGATTATAGTGTGGCTTCACAGTTTAATTTGTCTGTG GAGTGCATGGTGGACGAGGATGGCAAGTTCACTGAGCTGGCTGGCCCTGAGCTACAGAATTTGTCTGTGATGAGGGAGGGAACTGAAAAAG TGATTTGCATGCTGAAGGAGTGTGGGGCTTTGGTGAAAGAGGAGCAGTGTGTCCATAGCTACCCGTACGACTGGAGGACGAAGCAGCCTGTTGTCATCAGGCCCAGTAAACAGTGGTTCATCAACACAGCCTCACTCAAAGACAAGGCGAAG GATGCGCTGCAGAAGGTGCGTGTTTTGCCAGAGTCAGCGCGGGGCAGCCTGCTGGCCATGCTGGACAGACGGACCTACTGGTGCATCTCCAGACAGCGAAGCTGGGGCGTCCCTATCCCAGTCTTCTACCACAGAGAGACTGGAGAGGCACTCATCAACAA acacacagtgtCTCACATAGCAACACTCTTCAAAGAAAAGGGCAGTGACTGTTGGTGGGAGCTTCCCATTGAGACTTTGCTGCCAGCAGAGGTGCTAAAGAAG AGTAAAGCAGGTCCGGTCACTGACTACATTCGTGGAGAGGACGTACTGGACATCTGGTTTGACAGTGGAGCATCGTGGGCTGCTGTACTAGAAG AGTCAGACTCCAGAGCAGATGCATATTTGGAGGGGAAGGACCAGATAGGAGGCTGGTTTCAGTCCTCGCTGCTCACCAGCGTCGCCGTCAGGAACAAGGCACCTTACAA gtctcTGATGGTCCATGGCTTTGCTATCAGTGAGAAGGGAGAGAAGATGTCCAAGTCTCTGGGGAATGTTGTGGATCCTGATACAGTCATTAATGGTGGGAAG GACTCCAGCATGCCAGCCTACGGGGCGGACGTGCTGCGCTGGTGGGTGGCTGAGTCAAACATATTCTCCGAGGTTCAGATCGGGCCCAGTGTGCTAAACTCAGCCAGAGACAGCGTTAACAAG ttgAGGAACACTCTGAAGTTCCTGCTCGGCAACGTGCACGGCTTCGACCCCCGCGTTCAGGCCGTGGACGCCAAAGAGATGCACTACATCGACCAGTACATGTTGCACCTGCTCCGCGAGTACAGCATCAAG GTGACAGACGCCTACAGTGAGTTTGATGCTGGCAGGGTCATCCGCATCCTCCAAGCCTTCATCTCCAGAGACCTCTCCAGTTTTTACTTCAGCATCATCAAAGACAG GTTGTACTGCGATCCAGAGGACTCACTCGGCAGAAGATCATGTCAGACTGTTTTGGAGGAAGTTCTGGACGGACTGACCAGATCCATAGCTCCCATCCTGCCACATCTAGCTGAAGAGGTCTACGTACACGCACCAGGACATGACA AGGAGGAGACGTTGTTCAGGAGCGGCTGGATCAAGAGCAGCTCTGTGTGGAGGCGACCAGGGTTGGAGGAGGCGGTGGAGGGGGCGTGCGCCATCAGGGACTCCTTCCTGTCGTCCATTCCGGGCAAAAATGCAGCTAAGTACGACCTCACCGTCGCTATCGAACCCGGTCTGCTGTTTGAACTCATGGAG tctctcCAAGAGGAGCCCACCTCTACCTCCTCCCAGCTGGCTGAGCTGATGATGGCAGCGCGGGTCAACCTGAGCAGCCAGCTGCCCCGCGACCTGCCCCCCGATGCCCTGCTGAAACACGGCTCCTTCCTCATCAACCTGGAGG GTGGCGTTATCCGTGAGGACAGTGCCTACAGTATAGCAGTGGTGCCCACTTCCGCTGCTCGCTGCCCACGATGCCGCCGCTACACTTCTCAGTCAGCAGACTGCATGTGCCCGCGCTGCCAGACCGTCGTTTCACAGGCTCATTGA